One Setaria viridis chromosome 7, Setaria_viridis_v4.0, whole genome shotgun sequence genomic region harbors:
- the LOC117865796 gene encoding class V chitinase: protein MFPSNDTSTTATDDTGLLAPTPIPTHSDRPLRRAPTTSPPPAMPSSASSTLLAVAMVSLSLAASAAPAPPDDARGTTVRAGFYLAAAARLRPLAALDASHYTHLYYSALAVHPTTRKLVLPTDPDQAGLLAAFSPALKSRNRNLRTLLSVGTAGVAWAAAGSQADPAFAAMAADPASRAAFGAAAVALARDSGFDGLDVAWRFPASAVEMADLGFLVSEWRAAAPPGFLLTATAYFSSHVFAAPLPSVDYPSEALARCLDWVNVAAFGLRPPGGANATTAFDAPLYDRASHFSASYGVVSWIDAGLPAGKVVMGIPLYGRSWFLRNKANAGVGAPVVAAGPKQRGSNATGVMSYAEVQRLAAAAAGGGGRRTATTAYDNASVASYLSVGDVWVAFDGAAVVAEKLAFAARRGLLGYFLWPVNYDDANLTLSRTASEVWMQNEMSSDWKNGTGVRQTQGPVRLPPALRSPAGTPGPVPAPTSGSGSWLPWAKLDALLHLGLLCLVWC from the exons ATGTTTCCCTCCAATGACACCAGCACAACCGCAACCGACGACACCGGCCTCCTCGCTCCGACTCCGATCCCCACCCACTCCGACCGCCCCCTCCGCCGAGCTCccaccacctccccgccgccggcgatgccgtcgtccgcctcctccaccctcctcgCCGTTGCCATGGTCTCGCTCTCCCTCGCTGCGTCGGCGGCTCCTGCGCCGCCCGACGACGCCCGAGGGACGACGGTGCGCGCCGGCTTCtacctcgccgcggccgcccgcctTCGCCCGCTCGCCGCGCTCGACGCCTCCCACTACACGCACCTCTACTACTCGGCCCTCGCCGTGCACCCGACCACCCGCAAGCTCGTGCTCCCGACGGACCCGGACCAGGCGGGCCTCCTCGCCGCATTCTCCCCGGCGCTCAAGTCCAGGAACCGCAACCTCAGGACCCTGCTCTCTGTCGGCACCGCCGGCGtcgcgtgggcggcggccggttCCCAGGCCGACCCGGCGTTCGCCGCCATGGCGGCGGACCCGGCGTCCCGCGCGGCGTtcggcgccgcggccgtcgcgctcgcccgcgaCAGCGGCTTCGACGGGCTTGACGTCGCGTGGCGGTTCCCGGCGTCGGCGGTCGAGATGGCCGACCTTGGATTCCTCGTCTCCGagtggcgcgccgccgcgccccccggGTTCCTGCTCACCGCCACGGCCTACTTCTCCAGCCACGTCTTCGCCGCGCCGCTCCCCAGCGTCGACTACCCGTCCGAGGCCCTGGCGAGGTGCCTCGACTGGGTCAACGTCGCCGCGTTCGGGCTCCGACCGCCGGGCGGCGCCAACGCCACGACGGCCTTCGACGCGCCGCTCTACGACCGGGCGTCCCACTTCTCGGCGAGCTACGGAGTCGTGTCGTGGATCGACGCCGGCCTCCCGGCGGGCAAGGTGGTCATGGGCATCCCGCTCTACGGCCGCTCGTGGTTCCTGCGCAACAAGGCCaacgccggcgtcggcgccccCGTCGTCGCTGCGGGGCCCAAGCAGCGCGGGAGCAACGCCACCGGCGTCATGTCCTACGCCGAGGTCcagcggctcgccgccgccgccgccggcgggggcggccggcgcacGGCCACCACGGCGTACGACAACGCGTCCGTAGCGTCCTACCTGTCCGTGGGCGACGTCTGGGTCGCCTTCGACGGCGCGGCCGTCGTGGCCGAGAAGCTCGCCTTCGCCGCGCGTCGAGGGCTCCTCGGCTACTTCCTCTGGCCGGTGAACTACGACGACGCCAACCTCACGTTGTCCAGAACAG CATCGGAGGTCTGGATGCAGAACGAGATGTCGTCAGATTGGAAGAACGGCACCGGCGTCAGGCAGACGCAGGGCCCGGtgcggctgccgccggcgctcCGGTCGCCTGCGGGAACGCCTGGACCGGTGCCGGCACCGACGTCTGGGTCGGGCTCATGGTTGCCTTGGGCGAAGCTTGATGCGCTTCTGCATTTGGGGCTGCTATGTCTTGTGTGGTGTTAG
- the LOC117862553 gene encoding uncharacterized protein — protein sequence MRHEPITDQRAESRKQQALAETTKVVEPKSTSLSCSQSLRGTSAGAAITGMAASAGEAAGATTPEAPSPFSDDWKERIIFPAAGAGVVGAAFGLLSRHRARLGAARAAVTYAANLAIVAGCYGGARELARDARATRPDDPMNSVVGGLASGAVLGRIQGGHFGAVKYAVTFAAAGTAMDYAALKLAPEWHAWKEQLSEKKDWFTLPEWSPIQVLDEEALAKKKAREEKLFAQRALGKLDKEDS from the exons ATGAGGCATGAGCCCATCACAGATCAACGGGCCGAATCACGCAAGCAGCAGGCTCTCGCCGAAACTACCAAAGTCGTGGAGCCCAAATCAACTTCGCTAAGCTGTTCTCAGTCACTGCGAGGCacgtccgccggcgccgccatcacGGGAATGGCTGCTTCCGCCGGTGAAGCTGCCGGCGCAACGACCCCGGAGGCGCCCTCACCGTTCTCTGACGACTGGAAGGAGCGGATCATATtccctgccgccggcgccg GCGTGGTTGGAGCCGCGTTCGGGCTGCTGTCGCGGCACCGGGCACGCCTTGGCGCCGCCCGTGCCGCTGTCACCTACGCCGCTAACCTTGCCATCGTCGCCGGGTGCTACGGAG GGGCACGTGAACTTGCAAGAGATGCTCGAGCCACAAGACCTGATGATCCCATGAATTCTGTTGTTGGTGGGCTAGCAAGTGGAGCTGTTCTTGGTCGAATACAAG GCGGACACTTTGGAGCAGTGAAATATGCAGTCACCTTTGCAGCTGCTGGTACCGCAATGGACTATGCTGCGTTGAAGCTGGCCCCTGAATGGCATGCCTGGAAAGAACAGCTCTCTGAAAAGAAAGACTGGTTTACACTACCCGAGTGGTCTCCGATCCAAGTGTTAGATGAGGAAGCTTTGGCTAAGAAAAAAGCTCGAGAGGAGAAGTTGTTTGCCCAGCGAGCACTCGGTAAACTTGACAAGGAGGATTCCTAG
- the LOC117864662 gene encoding 3-oxoacyl-[acyl-carrier-protein] reductase, chloroplastic, whose protein sequence is MKAAMDKWGTIDVLVNNAGITRDTLLMRMKKSQWQDVIDLNLTGVFLCTQAATKVMMKKKKGRIINIASVVGLTGNVGQANYSAAKAGVIGFTKTVAREYASRNINVNSIAPGFIASDMTAELGEELEIH, encoded by the exons ATGAAAGCA GCTATGGATAAATGGGGAACAATAGATGTGCTGGTAAACAATGCAG GGATTACACGAGACACATTATTGATGAGGATGAAGAAATCTCAGTGGCAAGATGTAATTGATCTGAATCTTACAGGTGTCTTCCTGTGCACACAG GCTGCTACTAAAGtaatgatgaagaagaaaaag GGGAGAATTATCAACATAGCATCTGTCGTTGGGCTTACTGGTAATGTTGGCCAAGCTAATTATAGTGCAGCCAAAGCTGGGGTTATTGGCTTCACAAAAACAGTTGCCAGGGAATATGCAAGCAGAAATATCAAT GTGAATTCTATTGCACCAGGGTTCATTGCATCTGATATGACTGCCGAGCTTGGGGAAGAGCTTGAGATCCATTAG
- the LOC140223454 gene encoding 3-hydroxyindolin-2-one monooxygenase-like, which produces MSDLLRKFTSDMVCHAVAGRSFRVEGRDRMFQDLIDEGMALLAGFNLEISYPGLAKAAVLECDLGQHQRLRARPPAPTNSAGAWRGWKPDCHIWKQFIHIYIKFFTRQGHLDPNQVKITSCFSIIYPNFDYRWHLKALNMFAAGTDTAYLVLEFAMAELMLHKEAMAKLQHEVREQHS; this is translated from the exons ATGAGCGACCTACTGAGAAAGTTCACCAGCGACATGGTGTGCCACGCTGTGGCAGGCCGGTCGTTCAGGGTGGAGGGGAGGGACAGGATGTTCCAAGATCTTATCGACGAAGGGATGGCCCTGTTAGCAGGATTCAACCTGGAGATCTCCTACCCTGGCCTCGCCAAGGCAGCAGTGTTGGAATGTGATCTTGGCCAACACCAAAGATTGCGTGCACGTCCACCTGCACCAACAAAC agtgctggagcctggaggggTTGGAAGCCCGACTGCCACATCTGGAAGCAGTTCATCCACATCTACATCAAGTTCTTCACCAGGCAGGGTCATCTAGATCCTAATCAGGTGAAGATCACGTCCTGCTTCAGCATCATCTACCCCAACTTCGACTACAGATGGCATCTGAAGGCTCTG AATATGTTTGCAGCAGGCACAGACACTGCGTACCTGGTCCTAGAATTCGCCATGGCTGAGCTCATGCTTCACAAAGAAGCTATGGCCAAGTTACAACATGAGGTTAGGGAGCAGCATTCCTAA